Proteins encoded together in one Thalassotalea crassostreae window:
- the bamB gene encoding outer membrane protein assembly factor BamB, producing the protein MNILNKRLVASLLLATTLFACSSDDEEEINPVAELTEIDELFEPEVKWSMSTDGVEHYFSRLQPAISKDKVYVSGRSGDAYALDIATGDEIWSADLSDIHNELGFFDDPIPARISGGASVGYGMVIWGSENGDVFALELETGELVWQAKVAGEVISKPAFDSNLVIVNTAAGALVALDRDTGEERWKVEQAVPPLSLRGVSGVATSSGGAFIGSAAGEVVVVVIENGQQGWAADIGEASGATELERIVDVDVTPVIFGDKIYAISSNGNLAAIELRSGRVLWKRSYSSYRQLTISGNRIFATDIQGHVYAINRNSGMELWSNLLLTNRGTTGVAAIDNYAVVGDFEGYLHWIDKTSGEIVARHQIDDSGIYVTPIVHENLIYAQTRDGELEVIATPDVIAVDESKD; encoded by the coding sequence TTGAATATATTGAATAAACGTCTCGTTGCTTCTTTATTGCTAGCAACAACATTATTTGCTTGTTCATCAGACGATGAAGAAGAAATAAATCCGGTTGCAGAATTAACCGAAATCGATGAATTGTTTGAGCCTGAAGTAAAGTGGAGTATGAGCACCGACGGTGTAGAACATTACTTTTCAAGGTTACAACCAGCAATTTCAAAAGATAAAGTTTACGTTTCAGGTCGCTCTGGTGATGCTTACGCATTAGATATCGCCACTGGTGATGAAATATGGTCGGCTGACCTAAGTGATATTCATAACGAATTAGGCTTTTTTGATGATCCAATTCCTGCTCGTATTTCTGGCGGTGCTTCCGTTGGCTACGGCATGGTGATTTGGGGTAGTGAAAACGGTGATGTATTTGCATTGGAGCTGGAAACCGGTGAACTGGTTTGGCAAGCGAAGGTGGCAGGTGAAGTAATTTCAAAACCTGCCTTTGATAGCAATTTAGTTATTGTAAATACCGCCGCTGGGGCTTTAGTAGCACTTGACAGAGACACAGGTGAAGAGCGCTGGAAAGTAGAGCAAGCTGTGCCACCATTGTCATTGCGTGGTGTCAGTGGCGTAGCCACATCTTCTGGTGGTGCCTTTATAGGTAGTGCAGCTGGAGAAGTTGTCGTTGTTGTTATCGAGAACGGTCAACAAGGCTGGGCTGCTGATATTGGTGAAGCTAGTGGCGCGACTGAATTAGAACGTATTGTTGATGTTGACGTAACACCAGTAATCTTCGGCGATAAAATTTATGCGATTTCATCAAATGGTAACTTAGCTGCAATTGAATTACGCAGTGGACGTGTACTTTGGAAACGTAGTTATTCTTCATACCGCCAATTAACAATTAGCGGCAACAGAATTTTCGCAACAGATATTCAAGGCCATGTATATGCAATTAATCGTAATTCTGGCATGGAATTATGGAGTAACTTATTGCTAACTAATCGTGGAACTACCGGTGTTGCCGCAATTGATAATTATGCTGTAGTAGGTGACTTTGAAGGTTATTTACACTGGATAGATAAGACGTCAGGTGAAATCGTTGCACGTCATCAGATTGATGATAGTGGCATTTATGTGACACCTATCGTTCATGAAAATTTAATCTACGCACAAACACGTGATGGCGAATTAGAAGTTATCGCAACGCCAGATGTTATTGCAGTAGACGAAAGCAAAGATTAA